One genomic segment of Vespa crabro chromosome 3, iyVesCrab1.2, whole genome shotgun sequence includes these proteins:
- the LOC124422556 gene encoding toll-like receptor 8 gives MDLRTLLFSIFVLSIVNCQSDFKQLTDIVSSNYNNSTEIQQNLNTSVILPTTLQNLCTICSCGLNFVNCTQRNLNNTFEDAQWPKQPIVEISFRKNKLVHIKPFPSVVIEKLILRQNQITHIDNSAFKKIINLTELDLSHNELTTENLKPQVFEGRFSPEAYEPLSKLTKLNLANNALHALDQDLFEHVPSLKVLILNGNPLKMVEGHTTLAINSLPYLEELDISFCDLDELPKHIFYKPRYLKKLVLNGNRFNEIPKALARATAVESLSLDENPIKIINRLNAFPLMPNLKELNLCCMPDLIEIGSESFSKLIGLEILRIQNCPLLKKIDENALKKEMAVWPPLKILDLSDNALRYLPSQLVGRWDRLEELDLMNNEWSCDCNNQYLINSLLPHHGKRLMGEEVNELKCNSPLEYSKQNLMSLANKKLHCFDIYESHSSKIGVLHIGVVVGLLFIILLSLAIIILYQRGYFILCSSRGAATYSRAFYKRTSNDYDI, from the exons ATGGATCTTCGTACGCTTCTATTTTCGATCTTCGTCCTCTCCATCGTTAATTGCCAATCGGATTTTAAACAGTTGACTGATATTGTTTCTTCCAACTATAACAACTCAACAGAAATTCAACAAAATTTGAATACGTCTGTTATTCTGCCAACAACTCTTCAAAATTTGTGTACAATATGCTCCTGTGGTT TGAATTTCGTGAACTGCACTCAACGAAATTTGAACAACACCTTTGAGGATGCGCAATGGCCGAAACAACCGATCGTGGAAATTTCAtttaggaaaaataaattggtTCATATTAAGCCTTTTCCATCGGTCGTCATAGAGAAATTGATCCTTCGACAAAATCAGATTACACATATAGATAATAGCGCTttcaaaaagattattaatctTACCGAACTGGATCTGAGTCATAATGAACTCACAACGGAAAATTTAAAACCTCAAGTTTTCgag GGCAGATTTTCGCCGGAAGCTTACGAACCGTTATCGAAGCTGACAAAATTAAATCTCGCTAACAATGCGCTTCACGCTTTAGACCAGGATCTCTTCGAGCATGTACCTTCCCTTAAAGTGTTGATTCTTAATGGGAATCCATTGAAAATGGTAGAAGGTCATACTACTCTTGCCATAAATAGTCTACCGTATTTGGAAGAACTTGATATCAGTTTCTGTGATCTAGATGAACTACCAAAACATATATTCTATAAACCCAG ATACCTGAAGAAACTGGTATTAAATGGCAACAGATTCAATGAAATACCGAAGGCTTTAGCAAGGGCAACAGCAGTAGAGAGTTTAAGTCTTGACGAAAAtccaataaagataatcaatCGATTGAACGCGTTCCCGCTGATGCCCAATCTGAAAGAATTAAATCTGTGTTGCATGCCAGATCTGATTGAAATCGGTAGTGaatctttttctaaattaatagGTTTGGAAATTCTTCGTATACAGAACTGTCCGTTGTTGAAGAAGATTGACGAGAACGCCTTGAAGAAG GAAATGGCCGTGTGGCCGCCTTTGAAGATCCTCGATTTATCGGATAACGCCCTACGTTATTTACCGTCGCAACTCGTAGGAAGGTGGGACAGGCTTGAAGAATTGGATCTGATGAACAACGAATGGAGCTGCGATTGCAATAATCAATATCTG aTCAATTCTTTACTACCACATCATGGAAAAAGATTGATGGGCGAAGAAGTGAACGAATTGAAGTGCAATAGCCCGCTGGAATATTCCAAGCAAAATCTTATGTCCCTAGCGAATAAAAAATTGCATTGTTTCGACATATACGAATCCCATTCCAGCAAAATTGGCGTCTTACACATCGGGGTTGTAGTCGgcttattgtttattatcctGCTCAGCCTTGCGATAATCATTCTCTATCAACGAGGATACTTCATTCTTTGCAGTAGTCGAGGAGCAGCGACATATTCCCGAGCCTTTTACAAACGTACATCAAATGATTACGACATTTAG
- the LOC124422458 gene encoding homeobox protein PKNOX2-like isoform X3 — MQEGSTAVALAMVTPGYDQDPASGVADYTTHQDQAQFEADKRAVYKHPLFPLLALLFERCEQATQSSDNSTSESFNMDIQAFVQHQERDRKPFLINDPEIDGLMIKAIQVLRIHLLELEKVQELCKDFCNRYITCLKGKMQSENLLRSDYSHHGHDMGPSSGSNGSSPLQVLSSTGNDVESGTNGFRVSRGDLLLENVGANQVAVQEDVGNDRPSSVRSTSTNQCSVRSNSQDHDEPVSPSTVHGSTPLSQIGAHPCTPVNDMYLGQDDIDYVNTADRIYLEEVGYWGLLALQERETEYVDVGDANDEKYFDITVAGSPSPAPSEDEEECGTGTVTSNHGSIHGSNHGNVKKGRQKRGVLPKQATSIMRTWLFAHIVHPYPTEDEKRQIASQTNLTLLQVNNWFINARRRILQPMLDGAGAEAVSRVGKRHKVSKHAVQQQQIQQQQAGWQSEESGSDSGSSDGEGGADRSKDGNDSDEDDLH; from the exons ATGCAAGAGGGTAGCACCGCCGTGGCGCTAGCGATGGTGACTCCTGGTTATGATCAGGACCCTGCGAGTGGGGTTGCCGATTATACGACTCATCAGGATCAGGCCCAATTTGAAGCAGACAAGAGGGCTGTATATAAGCATCCCCTATTCCCACTTCTCGCGTTACTTTTTGAAAGATGCGAACAAGCGACTCAGAGTTCGGACAACTCGACGTCCGAGAGTTTCAACATGGACATACAAGCTTTTGTTCAACATCAAGAAAGAGATCGAAAACCTTTCCTAATCAATGACCCAGAAATTGATGGTTTG ATGATCAAGGCGATACAAGTGCTGCGGATTCATCTCCTGGAATTAGAAAAGGTACAGGAGTTGTGCAAAGACTTCTGCAACAGATACATAACGTGCCTGAAAGGCAAAATGCAGAGCGAAAATTTGTTACGCAGCGACTACAGTCACCATGGACACGACATGGGTCCGTCCAGTGGCAGCAATGGCAGCAGTCCATTGCAG GTGCTGTCATCTACAGGCAATGATGTTGAGTCGGGAACTAACGGATTCAGAGTAAGCAGAGGGGATCTGCTATTGGAAAACGTTGGTGCAAATCAAGTGGCCGTACAAGAGGATGTTGGAAACGATAGACCTTCCTCGGTTCGATCTACGTCTACCAATCAATGTTCTGTCAGATCTAACAGCCAGGATCATGATGAACCAGTATCACCCTCTACAGTACATGGAAGTACACCACTTTCTCAGATTGGCGCTCATCCTTGCACTCCTGTTAATGATATGTATCTTGGTCAAG ATGATATCGACTATGTAAATACTGCTGACAGAATATATTTAGAAGAAGTTGGATACTGGGGTCTTCTAGCATTACAAGAACGGGAAACCGAATATGTGGATGTTGGAGATGCTAATGATGAAAAGTATTTTG ATATTACTGTTGCAGGATCCCCTTCTCCAGCTCCAagcgaagatgaagaagaatgtGGCACTGGTACTGTTACCTCAAATCATGGTAGTATTCACGGTAGTAATCATGGAAATGTTAAAAAGGGCAGACAGAAGCGTGGTGTTCTACCTAAACAAGCGACTAGTATCATGCGAACATGGCTCTTTGCACATATAGTT CATCCTTACCCTACGGAAGATGAGAAGCGACAAATCGCGAGTCAGACAAATCTAACATTGCTTCAAGTTAATAACTGGTTTATAAATGCGCGCAGACGAATCTTACAACCTATGCTCGATGGTGCTGGTGCAGAAGCGGTATCTCGTGTAGGAAAACGTCATAAGGTGTCCAAGCATGCGGTTCAGCAACAACAAATTCAACAGCAACAAGCTGGCTGGCAATCCGAAGAATCGGGAAGTGATTCGGGTTCTAGCGATGGTGAAGGAGGTGCCGATAGATCAAAAGACGGTAACGATAGCGATGAAGATGATCTTCACTGA
- the LOC124422458 gene encoding homeobox protein PKNOX2-like isoform X1 yields the protein MQEGSTAVALAMVTPGYDQDPASGVADYTTHQDQAQFEADKRAVYKHPLFPLLALLFERCEQATQSSDNSTSESFNMDIQAFVQHQERDRKPFLINDPEIDGLMIKAIQVLRIHLLELEKVQELCKDFCNRYITCLKGKMQSENLLRSDYSHHGHDMGPSSGSNGSSPLQVLSSTGNDVESGTNGFRVSRGDLLLENVGANQVAVQEDVGNDRPSSVRSTSTNQCSVRSNSQDHDEPVSPSTVHGSTPLSQIGAHPCTPVNDMYLGQDITVAGSPSPAPSEDEEECGTGTVTSNHGSIHGSNHGNVKKGRQKRGVLPKQATSIMRTWLFAHIVHPYPTEDEKRQIASQTNLTLLQVNNWFINARRRILQPMLDGAGAEAVSRVGKRHKVSKHAVQQQQIQQQQAGWQSEESGSDSGSSDGEGGADRSKDGNDSDEDDLH from the exons ATGCAAGAGGGTAGCACCGCCGTGGCGCTAGCGATGGTGACTCCTGGTTATGATCAGGACCCTGCGAGTGGGGTTGCCGATTATACGACTCATCAGGATCAGGCCCAATTTGAAGCAGACAAGAGGGCTGTATATAAGCATCCCCTATTCCCACTTCTCGCGTTACTTTTTGAAAGATGCGAACAAGCGACTCAGAGTTCGGACAACTCGACGTCCGAGAGTTTCAACATGGACATACAAGCTTTTGTTCAACATCAAGAAAGAGATCGAAAACCTTTCCTAATCAATGACCCAGAAATTGATGGTTTG ATGATCAAGGCGATACAAGTGCTGCGGATTCATCTCCTGGAATTAGAAAAGGTACAGGAGTTGTGCAAAGACTTCTGCAACAGATACATAACGTGCCTGAAAGGCAAAATGCAGAGCGAAAATTTGTTACGCAGCGACTACAGTCACCATGGACACGACATGGGTCCGTCCAGTGGCAGCAATGGCAGCAGTCCATTGCAG GTGCTGTCATCTACAGGCAATGATGTTGAGTCGGGAACTAACGGATTCAGAGTAAGCAGAGGGGATCTGCTATTGGAAAACGTTGGTGCAAATCAAGTGGCCGTACAAGAGGATGTTGGAAACGATAGACCTTCCTCGGTTCGATCTACGTCTACCAATCAATGTTCTGTCAGATCTAACAGCCAGGATCATGATGAACCAGTATCACCCTCTACAGTACATGGAAGTACACCACTTTCTCAGATTGGCGCTCATCCTTGCACTCCTGTTAATGATATGTATCTTGGTCAAG ATATTACTGTTGCAGGATCCCCTTCTCCAGCTCCAagcgaagatgaagaagaatgtGGCACTGGTACTGTTACCTCAAATCATGGTAGTATTCACGGTAGTAATCATGGAAATGTTAAAAAGGGCAGACAGAAGCGTGGTGTTCTACCTAAACAAGCGACTAGTATCATGCGAACATGGCTCTTTGCACATATAGTT CATCCTTACCCTACGGAAGATGAGAAGCGACAAATCGCGAGTCAGACAAATCTAACATTGCTTCAAGTTAATAACTGGTTTATAAATGCGCGCAGACGAATCTTACAACCTATGCTCGATGGTGCTGGTGCAGAAGCGGTATCTCGTGTAGGAAAACGTCATAAGGTGTCCAAGCATGCGGTTCAGCAACAACAAATTCAACAGCAACAAGCTGGCTGGCAATCCGAAGAATCGGGAAGTGATTCGGGTTCTAGCGATGGTGAAGGAGGTGCCGATAGATCAAAAGACGGTAACGATAGCGATGAAGATGATCTTCACTGA
- the LOC124422458 gene encoding homeobox protein PKNOX2-like isoform X2 — protein MQEGSTAVALAMVTPGYDQDPASGVADYTTHQDQAQFEADKRAVYKHPLFPLLALLFERCEQATQSSDNSTSESFNMDIQAFVQHQERDRKPFLINDPEIDGLMIKAIQVLRIHLLELEKVQELCKDFCNRYITCLKGKMQSENLLRSDYSHHGHDMGPSSGSNGSSPLQVLSSTGNDVESGTNGFRVSRGDLLLENVGANQVAVQEDVGNDRPSSVRSTSTNQCSVRSNSQDHDEPVSPSTVHGSTPLSQIGAHPCTPVNDMYLGQGSPSPAPSEDEEECGTGTVTSNHGSIHGSNHGNVKKGRQKRGVLPKQATSIMRTWLFAHIVHPYPTEDEKRQIASQTNLTLLQVNNWFINARRRILQPMLDGAGAEAVSRVGKRHKVSKHAVQQQQIQQQQAGWQSEESGSDSGSSDGEGGADRSKDGNDSDEDDLH, from the exons ATGCAAGAGGGTAGCACCGCCGTGGCGCTAGCGATGGTGACTCCTGGTTATGATCAGGACCCTGCGAGTGGGGTTGCCGATTATACGACTCATCAGGATCAGGCCCAATTTGAAGCAGACAAGAGGGCTGTATATAAGCATCCCCTATTCCCACTTCTCGCGTTACTTTTTGAAAGATGCGAACAAGCGACTCAGAGTTCGGACAACTCGACGTCCGAGAGTTTCAACATGGACATACAAGCTTTTGTTCAACATCAAGAAAGAGATCGAAAACCTTTCCTAATCAATGACCCAGAAATTGATGGTTTG ATGATCAAGGCGATACAAGTGCTGCGGATTCATCTCCTGGAATTAGAAAAGGTACAGGAGTTGTGCAAAGACTTCTGCAACAGATACATAACGTGCCTGAAAGGCAAAATGCAGAGCGAAAATTTGTTACGCAGCGACTACAGTCACCATGGACACGACATGGGTCCGTCCAGTGGCAGCAATGGCAGCAGTCCATTGCAG GTGCTGTCATCTACAGGCAATGATGTTGAGTCGGGAACTAACGGATTCAGAGTAAGCAGAGGGGATCTGCTATTGGAAAACGTTGGTGCAAATCAAGTGGCCGTACAAGAGGATGTTGGAAACGATAGACCTTCCTCGGTTCGATCTACGTCTACCAATCAATGTTCTGTCAGATCTAACAGCCAGGATCATGATGAACCAGTATCACCCTCTACAGTACATGGAAGTACACCACTTTCTCAGATTGGCGCTCATCCTTGCACTCCTGTTAATGATATGTATCTTGGTCAAG GATCCCCTTCTCCAGCTCCAagcgaagatgaagaagaatgtGGCACTGGTACTGTTACCTCAAATCATGGTAGTATTCACGGTAGTAATCATGGAAATGTTAAAAAGGGCAGACAGAAGCGTGGTGTTCTACCTAAACAAGCGACTAGTATCATGCGAACATGGCTCTTTGCACATATAGTT CATCCTTACCCTACGGAAGATGAGAAGCGACAAATCGCGAGTCAGACAAATCTAACATTGCTTCAAGTTAATAACTGGTTTATAAATGCGCGCAGACGAATCTTACAACCTATGCTCGATGGTGCTGGTGCAGAAGCGGTATCTCGTGTAGGAAAACGTCATAAGGTGTCCAAGCATGCGGTTCAGCAACAACAAATTCAACAGCAACAAGCTGGCTGGCAATCCGAAGAATCGGGAAGTGATTCGGGTTCTAGCGATGGTGAAGGAGGTGCCGATAGATCAAAAGACGGTAACGATAGCGATGAAGATGATCTTCACTGA